The following proteins are co-located in the Pseudarthrobacter siccitolerans genome:
- the cmk gene encoding (d)CMP kinase produces the protein MTQELLDTLPALRLGRPLVVAIDGPSGSGKSSVSKEVARRLRLAYLDTGAMYRALTWYCVSGGIDLEDAASVEQASRDLVLDLSTSPNEEYVRVDGADVTDAIREPAISSAVSAVATTLGARTELIRRQRALIEKHHRRMVVEGRDITTVVAPGAEVRMLLTASEEARLRRRGIQLGGTQNAEQLAAQVTHRDAKDSTVVNFTQAASGVVTLDSSDLDFDQTVAAALVIVTKVLNRD, from the coding sequence ATGACACAGGAACTTCTTGACACCCTGCCGGCGCTCCGCCTCGGCAGGCCGCTGGTGGTTGCCATTGACGGGCCGTCAGGCTCAGGCAAGTCCAGCGTCAGTAAGGAAGTGGCCCGCCGGCTCCGCCTGGCCTACCTCGATACCGGTGCGATGTACCGCGCCCTCACCTGGTACTGCGTTTCCGGCGGGATCGACCTGGAGGACGCCGCCTCCGTTGAGCAGGCCTCCCGCGACCTTGTCCTGGACCTGAGCACCAGCCCCAACGAGGAGTATGTCCGGGTGGACGGGGCGGACGTTACAGACGCCATCCGCGAACCGGCCATCTCCTCGGCAGTCAGCGCCGTGGCCACTACCCTCGGCGCCAGGACGGAACTCATCCGACGGCAGCGGGCACTGATCGAAAAGCACCACCGCCGCATGGTGGTGGAAGGCAGGGACATCACCACCGTCGTCGCACCCGGAGCAGAGGTGCGGATGCTGCTGACCGCCAGCGAGGAAGCCCGGCTTCGCCGCCGCGGCATCCAGCTTGGCGGTACGCAGAACGCCGAACAGCTGGCCGCACAGGTCACCCATCGCGACGCCAAGGATTCCACGGTGGTCAACTTCACGCAGGCCGCCTCCGGCGTGGTCACCCTGGACTCCTCGGACCTCGACTTCGACCAGACAGTTGCCGCAGCCCTGGTGATTGTGACCAAGGTCCTGAACCGTGACTGA
- a CDS encoding lysophospholipid acyltransferase family protein — protein MAWSRPVGWILDHLVYRTSVTGRHNVPTGGPVIFAGNHISFLDGPVMFGASPRPMHILVKQEMFTGFLGRVLTASGQLPVDRSGDRAALQRCRKVLDAGRCVGILPEGTRGSGAAEDINGGVAWLALNSGAPVVPVSILGTRKGDEHLDSVPRPGRRFHVSFGNALTLSRRAGESGRASMDRAALEIRAALSGHVQDSIQLTGQPLPAASNSQRLQAVAGTPADDH, from the coding sequence ATGGCCTGGAGCAGGCCCGTGGGCTGGATCCTGGACCACCTGGTCTACCGGACATCCGTCACAGGGCGGCACAACGTCCCCACCGGCGGTCCGGTGATTTTCGCCGGGAACCACATTAGCTTCCTGGACGGGCCGGTCATGTTCGGTGCCTCGCCGCGGCCCATGCACATCCTGGTGAAACAGGAGATGTTCACCGGGTTCCTGGGCCGGGTCCTCACCGCCTCCGGGCAACTGCCGGTGGACCGCTCCGGAGACCGCGCTGCGCTGCAGCGCTGCAGGAAAGTGCTCGACGCCGGCCGTTGCGTAGGGATCCTCCCGGAAGGAACGCGGGGGAGCGGGGCAGCGGAAGACATCAACGGCGGCGTTGCCTGGCTGGCCCTGAACTCCGGCGCGCCGGTAGTGCCGGTTTCGATTTTGGGTACCCGCAAGGGCGACGAGCACCTTGATTCCGTACCGCGGCCGGGCAGGCGCTTCCACGTCAGCTTCGGCAATGCGCTGACCCTGAGCCGCAGGGCCGGGGAAAGCGGCCGTGCTTCAATGGACAGGGCGGCGCTGGAGATCCGGGCCGCACTGTCAGGGCACGTGCAGGATTCCATTCAGCTGACCGGGCAGCCACTGCCGGCGGCCAGCAATTCACAAAGACTTCAAGCAGTAGCCGGGACGCCGGCAGATGACCACTAA
- the der gene encoding ribosome biogenesis GTPase Der, protein MSDTTQTSGHPGAGDDEYTPTGTDQVAERLAAIDDDEAELRAASLRAGLEDYDLDEDDAALLSGEYDDEDYDGPVKLDPVLAIIGRPNVGKSTLVNRILGRREAVVEDTPGVTRDRVMYSAHWNGRNFTLVDTGGWEHDARGIHARVAEQAEMAVELADAVLFVVDSAVGATATDEGVMKMLRRSKKPVIMVANKVDDFAQEADSAALWGLGFGEPYPVSALHGRGVADLLDHVMDVLPEFSTIEGLERSGGPRRIALIGRPNVGKSSLLNKLAGTERVVVDNTAGTTRDPVDEFIELGGRTWRFVDTAGIRRRQHMAQGADFYASLRTQSALEKAEVAVVLLAVDEVLSEQDVRILQLAIESGRALVLAFNKWDLLDDERRRYLEREIEQDLAHVSWAPRVNISAKTGWHKDRLAPALDVALESWDKRIATGRLNAFLGELVAAHPHPVRGGKQPRILFGTQASSRPPKFVLFTTGFLDPGYRRFITRRLRETFGFEGSPIEVNMRVREKRGKKR, encoded by the coding sequence ATGAGCGACACCACCCAGACCTCCGGCCACCCAGGCGCCGGCGACGACGAATACACCCCCACAGGCACCGACCAGGTGGCCGAGCGGCTGGCGGCCATTGACGACGACGAAGCGGAGCTCCGCGCGGCGTCCCTCCGGGCGGGCCTTGAGGATTACGACCTTGACGAGGACGACGCCGCGCTCCTGAGCGGCGAGTACGACGACGAGGACTATGACGGCCCCGTCAAACTTGACCCCGTCCTGGCCATCATCGGCCGGCCCAATGTAGGCAAGTCCACGCTGGTGAACCGCATCCTCGGCCGGCGTGAAGCCGTGGTCGAAGACACCCCCGGCGTCACCCGCGACCGTGTGATGTACTCCGCGCACTGGAACGGGCGCAACTTCACCCTGGTGGACACCGGCGGCTGGGAACACGACGCCCGTGGCATCCACGCCCGGGTGGCCGAGCAGGCCGAAATGGCCGTGGAGCTCGCGGACGCAGTGCTCTTCGTCGTCGATTCCGCCGTGGGCGCCACCGCCACCGACGAAGGCGTAATGAAGATGCTGCGCCGCAGCAAGAAGCCCGTCATCATGGTGGCCAACAAAGTGGACGACTTTGCGCAGGAAGCGGACTCCGCTGCACTGTGGGGCCTCGGCTTCGGCGAGCCCTACCCGGTATCCGCCCTGCACGGCCGGGGTGTGGCTGACCTGCTGGACCATGTGATGGACGTCCTTCCCGAGTTCTCCACCATTGAGGGACTGGAACGCTCCGGCGGCCCCCGCCGCATTGCCCTGATCGGCCGCCCCAACGTGGGCAAGTCCTCGCTCTTGAACAAGCTCGCCGGCACCGAACGGGTGGTGGTGGACAACACCGCCGGCACCACCCGCGACCCCGTGGACGAATTCATCGAACTCGGCGGCCGGACCTGGCGGTTCGTGGACACCGCAGGCATCCGCCGCCGCCAGCACATGGCCCAGGGCGCGGACTTCTATGCCTCCCTGCGGACGCAGTCCGCGCTCGAAAAGGCGGAGGTCGCCGTCGTGCTCCTCGCCGTGGACGAGGTCCTCAGCGAGCAGGACGTCAGGATCCTGCAGCTCGCCATTGAATCGGGCCGCGCCCTGGTGCTGGCGTTCAACAAGTGGGACCTGCTCGACGACGAACGCCGGCGCTACCTCGAACGCGAGATCGAGCAGGACCTGGCCCACGTGAGCTGGGCTCCCCGGGTCAATATCTCGGCCAAGACCGGATGGCACAAGGACCGCCTGGCTCCTGCCCTGGACGTGGCGCTGGAAAGCTGGGACAAGCGCATTGCCACTGGCCGCCTGAACGCCTTCCTGGGCGAACTCGTCGCTGCCCACCCGCACCCCGTGCGGGGCGGCAAGCAGCCGCGCATCCTTTTCGGCACCCAGGCCTCAAGCCGGCCGCCGAAGTTCGTGCTGTTCACCACAGGCTTCCTGGACCCCGGATACCGGCGCTTCATCACCCGCCGGCTGCGCGAAACCTTTGGCTTCGAGGGCTCGCCCATCGAGGTCAACATGCGGGTGCGGGAAAAGCGCGGCAAGAAGCGTTAA
- a CDS encoding Fpg/Nei family DNA glycosylase, producing MPELPEVAGLAEFLDKHLQGTSVTKVQIVSFAVLKTADPPFNALEGRTVTGVRRFGKFVSIDTDGISLVFHLARAGWVRFTDSPTDAQLRMGKGHIAARFTFEGSDGPRGFDLTEAGTKKSLAVYVVRDPQDVPGIATLGPDPFTEAFDADMLAEILAGSSQQIKGLLRSQSVIAGIGNAYSDEILHAARISPFATAKSLDRGTVQVLYDSIHSVLGTALAEARGKPPKDLKDVKRSHMRVHARTGLPCPVCGDTVREVSFADTALQYCATCQTKGKILADRRTSKFLK from the coding sequence ATGCCCGAACTTCCCGAGGTGGCCGGCCTGGCTGAATTTCTTGACAAGCATCTGCAGGGAACGTCGGTGACCAAGGTGCAGATCGTGTCCTTCGCCGTGCTCAAGACGGCTGATCCACCCTTCAACGCCCTTGAGGGCAGGACCGTGACGGGTGTGCGCCGCTTCGGCAAGTTTGTCAGCATCGACACCGATGGAATTTCCCTGGTGTTCCATCTGGCGCGGGCCGGCTGGGTGCGCTTCACGGATTCCCCCACTGATGCGCAGTTGAGGATGGGCAAGGGCCACATCGCGGCGCGCTTCACTTTCGAAGGCTCCGATGGGCCGCGCGGCTTCGACCTTACCGAGGCCGGAACCAAAAAGAGCCTGGCCGTGTACGTGGTGCGGGACCCGCAGGACGTTCCCGGGATCGCCACCTTGGGCCCGGACCCGTTCACCGAGGCGTTCGACGCCGACATGCTGGCGGAGATCCTCGCGGGCAGTTCGCAGCAGATCAAGGGGCTCCTGAGGAGCCAGAGCGTGATCGCCGGCATCGGGAACGCCTATAGCGACGAGATCCTGCATGCAGCCCGGATCTCGCCCTTCGCCACGGCCAAGTCGCTGGACCGCGGAACGGTCCAGGTCCTCTATGACTCCATCCACAGCGTCCTGGGCACGGCACTGGCGGAGGCACGCGGCAAGCCGCCGAAGGACCTCAAGGACGTCAAACGGAGCCACATGCGGGTCCACGCGCGGACCGGCCTGCCGTGTCCCGTGTGCGGGGACACGGTCCGCGAGGTTTCCTTCGCCGATACCGCCCTGCAGTACTGCGCCACCTGCCAGACGAAAGGCAAGATCCTGGCCGACCGCAGGACGTCAAAGTTCCTGAAGTGA
- the gcvH gene encoding glycine cleavage system protein GcvH, which yields MSNIPEDLSYTAEHEWISAPNADGVVRVGITDFAQDALGDVVYAQMPEVGTKITANEVVGEVESTKSVSDIYAPVSGEVVARNDSLDTDSALINTDPYGDGWLIEVKLAEPDAVESLLSASEYEQQVG from the coding sequence ATGAGCAACATTCCCGAAGACCTGTCCTACACCGCCGAGCACGAGTGGATTTCTGCCCCCAATGCCGACGGCGTGGTGCGCGTGGGCATTACTGACTTCGCCCAGGACGCGCTAGGGGATGTTGTCTACGCCCAGATGCCCGAAGTCGGCACGAAGATTACGGCGAACGAAGTAGTGGGCGAGGTTGAGTCCACCAAGAGCGTCAGCGACATCTACGCCCCGGTCAGCGGCGAAGTAGTGGCCCGTAACGACTCCCTGGACACTGATTCGGCCCTGATCAACACCGATCCCTACGGCGACGGCTGGCTCATCGAAGTCAAACTGGCCGAACCGGACGCCGTCGAGTCATTGCTCAGTGCATCCGAGTACGAACAACAGGTAGGCTAA
- a CDS encoding FHA domain-containing protein, whose protein sequence is MAGHTHNPADGEYGTGAARASETTSIHLTPVTDEPTIAPKLSSDERSSVEALPAGSALLVAHSGPNAGARFLLDSDVTTAGRHPDADIFLDDVTVSRRHVEFRRTARSFEVVDKNSLNGTYVNHDRVDSVELRSGSEVQIGKFRLTFYLSPASAAGRG, encoded by the coding sequence ATGGCTGGCCACACACACAACCCTGCCGATGGGGAATACGGCACTGGTGCGGCCAGGGCATCGGAGACCACCTCGATCCATCTCACCCCGGTGACCGATGAACCCACCATCGCGCCCAAGCTGTCATCGGACGAGCGCAGCTCGGTGGAGGCACTGCCGGCCGGCTCCGCGCTCCTCGTTGCGCACAGCGGCCCGAACGCCGGTGCGCGTTTCCTGCTGGACTCGGACGTCACCACCGCCGGCCGCCACCCCGACGCCGACATCTTCCTTGATGACGTCACCGTCTCCCGCCGGCACGTGGAATTCCGCCGCACTGCCCGGAGCTTCGAAGTGGTGGACAAGAACAGCCTCAACGGTACCTACGTCAACCACGACCGCGTGGACAGCGTGGAGCTCAGGTCCGGCAGCGAAGTCCAGATCGGCAAGTTCCGCCTCACCTTCTACCTCAGCCCTGCCAGCGCTGCAGGCCGCGGCTGA
- the ftsR gene encoding transcriptional regulator FtsR, which produces MAQPERRGPQVLNIGEVLAQLSGDFPGMTASKIRFLEEKGLINPRRTPAGYRQYSDGDVERLRFVLALQRDQYLPLKVIKDYLDAIDRGERPENLPPGVVVSPRIVSDELAAELQSRGRKLTEEQLRTESGASVPLLQALLSFGLISHSNGQFDEHALQVARACVQLESHGLEPRHLRPFQAAAEREFGLVERAVAPLASRRDAASQARAAEAAREISDLCLTLHRALVQDHISRMDI; this is translated from the coding sequence ATGGCACAACCGGAACGCCGGGGACCGCAGGTCCTGAACATCGGCGAAGTCCTCGCCCAGCTCAGCGGTGACTTCCCAGGGATGACAGCGTCAAAAATCCGGTTCCTTGAGGAAAAGGGGCTGATTAATCCCCGGCGTACCCCTGCAGGCTACCGCCAGTATTCCGACGGCGACGTGGAACGGCTACGTTTTGTCCTGGCTTTGCAGCGGGACCAGTACCTGCCCCTGAAGGTCATCAAGGACTACCTCGACGCCATCGACAGGGGAGAACGCCCGGAAAACCTGCCGCCCGGCGTCGTGGTTTCCCCTCGGATCGTGTCCGATGAGCTGGCGGCAGAACTCCAAAGCCGGGGGCGCAAGCTCACTGAGGAACAGTTGCGGACGGAGTCCGGCGCCAGCGTGCCGCTGCTCCAGGCCCTGCTGAGCTTCGGGCTCATCAGCCATTCCAACGGACAGTTTGACGAGCACGCCCTCCAGGTGGCCCGGGCCTGCGTGCAGCTGGAAAGCCATGGGCTTGAGCCGCGGCACCTCCGTCCGTTCCAGGCAGCTGCCGAGCGGGAGTTCGGGCTGGTGGAACGCGCCGTGGCGCCGCTTGCCTCGCGCAGGGACGCCGCGTCCCAGGCGCGCGCGGCGGAGGCTGCCCGCGAAATCAGCGACCTCTGCCTTACCCTGCACCGGGCTCTGGTGCAGGACCACATCTCACGCATGGACATCTGA
- a CDS encoding bifunctional nuclease family protein: protein MIEVEIVGVRIELPSNQPLVLLREMHGERHVPIWIGTPEASAIALAQQGVVPPRPMTHDLLVDVVESLGHSVVSVNIVAVEDNIFYGQLQFENGTTVSSRASDALAIALRAKCRIWCADSVMDEAGVRITEHDEGEDAEPGPTVDEERELRRFREFLDDVEPEDFDG, encoded by the coding sequence ATGATTGAAGTTGAGATCGTAGGCGTTCGGATCGAACTGCCCTCCAACCAGCCACTGGTCCTCCTGCGGGAGATGCACGGCGAACGGCACGTGCCCATCTGGATCGGCACCCCGGAAGCAAGCGCCATCGCCCTCGCCCAGCAGGGTGTTGTTCCGCCCAGGCCCATGACCCACGACCTCCTGGTGGACGTCGTTGAATCGCTGGGCCACTCCGTGGTCAGTGTGAACATCGTGGCGGTGGAGGACAACATCTTCTACGGCCAGCTCCAGTTTGAGAACGGCACCACCGTGAGCTCCCGTGCCTCCGATGCACTCGCCATCGCCCTGCGTGCCAAGTGCCGCATCTGGTGTGCCGATTCGGTGATGGACGAAGCAGGCGTCCGGATCACCGAGCACGATGAGGGGGAGGACGCCGAGCCCGGCCCCACCGTGGACGAAGAGCGCGAACTGCGCCGCTTCCGGGAGTTCCTGGACGACGTGGAGCCCGAGGATTTCGACGGCTAA
- a CDS encoding MerR family transcriptional regulator: MSPKGEAGGLKQPTAGVAMPASGAQGLLFTEDLPVLDEDAGYRGPTACKAAGITYRQLDYWARTGLVEPAVRGAAGSGSQRLYGFRDILVLKVVKRLLDTGVSLQQIRTAVEHLRERGVEDLAQITLMSDGASVYECTSADEVIDLVQGGQGVFGIAVGRVWREVEGSLASLPSEHAAEQSFPDDELSKRRAARKIS; this comes from the coding sequence GTGAGTCCCAAAGGCGAAGCAGGCGGGCTGAAGCAGCCCACGGCTGGTGTTGCGATGCCCGCGAGCGGTGCCCAGGGCCTCCTGTTCACCGAAGACCTTCCCGTCCTGGACGAGGACGCAGGCTACCGGGGTCCCACCGCCTGCAAGGCCGCAGGCATCACCTACCGCCAGTTGGACTACTGGGCACGCACCGGACTGGTTGAACCCGCCGTCCGCGGCGCCGCCGGCTCAGGGTCCCAGCGGCTTTACGGCTTCCGCGACATCCTGGTGCTGAAGGTGGTCAAGCGACTGCTGGACACCGGCGTCTCGCTGCAGCAGATCCGCACCGCCGTTGAGCACCTTCGGGAGCGCGGCGTGGAAGACCTCGCCCAAATCACCCTGATGAGCGACGGCGCCAGCGTGTACGAGTGCACCTCGGCTGACGAAGTGATTGATTTGGTGCAGGGCGGCCAGGGTGTGTTCGGCATCGCCGTAGGCCGGGTCTGGCGCGAGGTGGAAGGCAGCCTGGCATCACTGCCGAGTGAGCATGCCGCAGAGCAGTCCTTTCCCGACGACGAACTAAGCAAGCGGCGCGCTGCCCGCAAGATCAGCTGA
- a CDS encoding ParA family protein, whose translation MQVVSISSLKGGVGKTSVTTGLASAALAAGVRTLVVDLDPHADATTALGVQPGDQLDIGRMLKNARRAKLAENVVGSSWTALAQSNGSGPAVLDVAVGSAYTGIYDRPDLSRRDLRRLSTVLAGADDYQLVLIDCPPSLNGLTRMAWSASDKVALVAEPGLFSVAGTERTMRAIQLFRQEFAPNLSPAGIIANRVRSGSSEHSYRLAEMESMFGELLLSPRIPEQANWQQIQGAAHPVHHWPGDSAKSAAALFDDLLANLMSVGSGLRSRTR comes from the coding sequence GTGCAAGTAGTCAGCATCAGCAGCCTCAAGGGTGGAGTCGGCAAGACTTCCGTCACCACAGGATTGGCATCTGCCGCGCTTGCCGCAGGCGTCCGCACGCTGGTGGTGGACCTGGATCCGCACGCCGATGCGACCACCGCCCTGGGCGTTCAGCCGGGCGACCAGCTGGACATTGGCAGGATGCTCAAGAACGCCCGCCGCGCCAAGCTGGCAGAGAATGTTGTGGGCAGCAGCTGGACGGCGCTCGCCCAGTCCAACGGTTCCGGCCCGGCGGTCCTGGATGTCGCCGTCGGCTCTGCCTACACGGGAATCTATGACCGCCCGGACCTCAGCCGCCGTGACCTCCGTCGGCTGTCCACTGTGCTGGCCGGCGCGGATGACTACCAACTGGTCCTGATCGACTGCCCGCCGTCCCTCAACGGCCTGACCCGCATGGCGTGGTCGGCCAGCGACAAAGTGGCCCTGGTCGCCGAGCCGGGCTTGTTCTCCGTGGCCGGTACCGAGCGGACCATGCGGGCCATCCAGCTTTTCCGACAGGAGTTTGCGCCCAACCTTTCACCCGCAGGCATCATCGCCAACCGCGTGCGGTCCGGTTCCTCCGAGCACAGCTACCGGCTGGCCGAAATGGAATCCATGTTTGGTGAGCTCCTGCTGAGCCCGAGGATCCCGGAGCAGGCGAACTGGCAGCAGATCCAGGGCGCCGCCCACCCCGTGCACCACTGGCCCGGCGACTCGGCCAAGTCCGCTGCAGCTTTGTTTGATGACCTGCTGGCAAACCTCATGTCAGTGGGCAGCGGCCTGCGCAGCCGCACCCGGTAG